One genomic segment of Drosophila melanogaster chromosome 3L includes these proteins:
- the CG13300 gene encoding uncharacterized protein produces the protein MPSVANSNYSNDARLGYVVNQVASVSVSISASASALPSVSASEFPTFSPPRIASLVASSSAEDLSSFGDVTFDIFDDDDDLFGSPMAFDASEQGLWNGRFVPPPPRPPFFVDEPVLSDGLTTCDLCSWAMPTKSTFMFEGTIEKATELGWPLTLIIVSVLSALLGAIIMIAVVRCRRKKSSNNRNDTHVQWWSRNKRAHGNGLNGAGGASGAAGGAGGNVHHHNGSSSNINNNHLRRSNIYTAHPADSIRGLQPLPVVLPLPLSLPHPPSGGASPASSSTTPPATQQQQHQPLQQQQYFHPYQQQQHVHHSHTHHHHTHHHVPLYPHDCDEDAAYEEPEYHQPQQLHSVNSSSSLSSMGSSSLPQEASNSRATHWPPGATSATMVIAS, from the exons ATGCCATCCGTAGCAAACAGCAACTACAGCAACGATGCGCGTCTCGGTTACGTTGTAAATCAAGTTGCATCCGTATCTGTGTCCatatccgcatccgcatccgcccTGCCCTCCGTATCCGCATCCGAATTTCCTACTTTCAGTCCACCGCGGATTGCCAGTCTGGTGGCCAGCAGCTCCGCGGAGGACTTGAGCAGCTTTGGTGACGTGACGTTCGACATCttcgatgacgatgacgactTGTTCGGCTCGCCAATGGCCTTTGATGCCAGCGAACAGGGCCTCTGGAACGGACGCTTTGTACCGCCACCGCCCCGCCCGCCTTTCTTCGTCGACGAGCCGGTGCTGAGCGACGGCCTGACCACGTGTGATTTGTGCTCCTGGGCGATGCCCACCAAGAGCACATTCATGTTCGAGGGAACGATAG AAAAGGCCACAGAACTGGGCTGGCCACTGACTCTGATCATCGTGTCCGTGTTGTCGGCGCTGCTAGGCGCCATCATCATGATTGCCGTGGTGCGCTGCCGGCGCAAAAAGTCCTCCAACAATCGCAACG ACACGCACGTGCAATGGTGGTCTCGCAACAAACGCGCCCACGGCAACGGATTGAATGGCGCGGGCGGGGCAAGTGGAGCGGCGGGTGGTGCCGGCGGCAATGTGCACCACcacaacggcagcagcagcaacataaaCAACAACCACCTGAGGAGGAGCAACATCTACACGGCCCACCCGGCGGACAGCATACGAGGTCTGCAACCGCTGCCGGTGGTGCTGCCTCTGCCACTGTCATTGCCCCACCCACCTTCTGGTGGAGCCTCGCCAGCGTCGTCGTCGACCACACCGCCTGctacacagcagcagcaacatcagccgttgcaacagcagcagtacTTCCATCCataccagcagcaacagcatgtGCACCACTCGCATACGCACCACCATCACACGCACCACCATGTGCCGCTGTATCCACACGACTGTGACGAGGATGCCGCCTACGAGGAACCGGAGTACCAtcagccgcagcagctgcactCGGTCAACAGCAGTAGTTCGTTGTCCTCGATGGGATCGTCATCGCTGCCACAGGAGGCAAGCAATTCCCGAGCCACCCACTGGCCACCGGGTGCCACATCAGCCACCATGGTCATAGCCAGCTGA
- the Or65c gene encoding odorant receptor 65c, with protein MDIRGNVHRFVKFYIDGWKHFRDPTMESSYSAVYYWREQMKAMFLYTTSKERQMPYRSSWHTLVIIQATVCFLTMCYGVTESLGDKVQMGRDIAFIIGFFYIAFKIYYFQWYGDELDEVVEALETFHPWAQKGPGAVDYRTAKRWYFTLAFFLASSWLVFLCIFILLLITSPLWVHQQILPLHAAFPFQWHEKSIHPISHAFIYLFQTWNVMYFLTWLVCIEGLSVSIYVEITFAIEVLCLELRHLHQRCHGYEQLRLETNRLVQFHQKIVHILDHTNKVFHGTLIMQMGVNFFLVSLSVLEAMEARKDPKVVAQFAVLMLLALGHLSMWSYFGDLLSQKSLTISEAAYEAYDPIKGSKDVYRDLCLIIRRGQEPLIMRASPFPSFNFINYSAILNQCYGILTFLLKTLD; from the exons ATGGACATTCGTGGCAATGTGCACCgttttgtaaaattttatatCGACGGCTGGAAGCACTTTCGAGATCCTACAATGGAGTCCAGCTACTCCGCAGTTTACTATTGGAGAGAGCAGATGAA AGCAATGTTCTTATATACAACCTCAAAAGAACGTCAAATGCCCTATCGTTCCTCTTGGCACACTTTGGTTATCATTCAAGCAACCGTGTGTTTTTTAACAATGTGCTATGGAGTTACCGAATCGTTAGGAGACAAGGTTCAAATGGGTCGGGATATTGCTTTTATCATTGGG TTCTTCTATATTGCTTTTAAAATATACTATTTCCAATGGTATGGCGATGAACTTGACGAGGTTGTTGAAGCTCTGGAGACATTTCATCCTTGGGCACAAAAAGGTCCTGGTGCAGTGGATTATAGAACTGCCAAACGCTGGTATTTCACGTTGGCATTTTTTTTAGCTTCATCTTGGCTGGTGTTCCTGTGTATTTTTATATTGCTGCTCATAACATCACCGCTGTGGGTTCATCAGCAGATCCTTCCTCTTCATGCGGCTTTTCCATTCCAATGGCACGAAAAGTCGATTCACCCCATCAGCCACGCATTTATCTATTTGTTTCAGACTTGGAATGTAATGTATTTTCTGACTTGGCTTGTGTGCATTGAAGGACTCTCTGTATCTATTTACGTGGAAATAACATTTGCCATCGAAGTTCTATGCCTCGAACTGCGTCACCTTCATCAGAGGTGCCATGGATATGAGCAGTTGAGATTGGAGACGAATCGCCTGGTCCAGTTCCATCAGAAGATTGTTCA CATCTTAGATCACACTAACAAAGTTTTTCATGGAACCCTCATAATGCAAATGGGGGTTAACTTTTTCCTGGTGTCCCTATCGGTTCTAGAGGCCATGGAGGCAAGAAAAGACCCCAAGGTGGTGGCCCAGTTTGCCGTCCTCATGCTGCTAGCCTTGGGACATCTATCCATGTGGTCGTATTTTGGAGACCTGTTATCGCAGAAATCCTTGACAATTTCAGAGGCTGCTTATGAGGCGTATGATCCCATCAAAGGATCCAAGGATGTTTATAGAGACCTCTGCCTAATAATTCGGCGTGGCCAGGAGCCTCTGATTATGAGAGCCAGCCCCTTTCCGTCCTTTAATTTCATAAACTACAGCGCT aTACTTAACCAATGCTATGGAATCTTGACATTTCTGCTAAAGACATTAGACTGA